A single window of Nicotiana sylvestris chromosome 3, ASM39365v2, whole genome shotgun sequence DNA harbors:
- the LOC104236433 gene encoding uncharacterized protein isoform X1, whose amino-acid sequence MSSVQNTVDTVNAAATAIVTAESRVQPSSVQKRRWGSCWSLYWCFGSYKHSKRIGHAVLVPEPAAPGPAVPVTENPNRSATIVIPFIAPPSSPASFLPSDPPSATQSPAGLLSLKSFSINAYSPGGTASIFAIGPYAHETQLVSPPVFSTFTTEPSTANFTPPPEPVHMTTPPSPEVPFAQLLTSSLARNRRYSGSNYKFPLSQYEFVPYQDPGSPGSNLISPGSVVSNSGTSSPFPGKCPIIEFRKGEPPKFLGYEHFSTRKWGSRVGSGSLTPSGWGSRLGSGTLTPNGGISRLGSGTVTPNGGEPPSRDCYLLENQISEVASLANSDNGSEIAEGVIDHRVSFELTGEDVPSCREKEPVMSHSQQTLPMDVPAPSNKEMRSSSSIVEEKTDGLPEKASERGDDQCHRKHRNITFGSSKDFDFDNVKIEVLEKHSVDCEWWTSDKATGKESSIQNNWTFFPVLQPGVS is encoded by the exons ATGAGTAGCGTACAGAATACAGTAGATACGGTAAATGCTGCTGCTACTGCCATAGTTACTGCAGAGAGTAGAGTTCAACCCTCTTCAGTTCAg AAGAGAAGATGGGGAAGCTGCTGGAGTCTATACTGGTGTTTTGGTTCTTACAAGCACAGCAAACGAATTGGTCATGCCGTCCTTGTACCTGAACCTGCGGCACCTGGACCTGCTGTTCCAGTTACTGAAAATCCAAACCGCTCAGCCACCATTGTAATTCCTTTTATAGCTCCTCCCTCTTCTCCTGCATCCTTTCTTCCATCTGATCCTCCTTCTGCTACCCAGTCGCCCGCTGGATTACTCTCTCTCAAATCCTTCTCTATTAATGCATATTCTCCCGGTGGGACTGCATCTATTTTTGCAATTGGTCCCTATGCTCATGAAACACAGTTAGTTTCCCCACCTGTTTTTTCTACCTTCACCACTGAACCATCTACTGCTAATTTTACTCCCCCACCTGAGCCGGTGCATATGACAACACCACCTTCACCAGAAGTGCCTTTTGCTCAGCTTTTGACATCATCTCTGGCCCGCAATAGAAGATATAGTGGTTCCAATTATAAGTTCCCGTTATCCCAGTATGAGTTTGTGCCTTATCAAGATCCAGGAAGTCCAGGTAGTAATCTAATATCTCCAGGTTCAGTAGTATCAAATTCTGGCACCTCCTCACCTTTCCCTGGCAAATGCCCTATAATTGAGTTCCGTAAGGGGGAACCTCCAAAATTTCTTGGTTATGAACATTTCTCCACTCGCAAATGGGGTTCAAGGGTTGGCTCAGGATCTTTGACACCGAGTGGCTGGGGCTCTAGGCTGGGCTCTGGAACTCTGACCCCAAATGGTGGGATATCAAGGCTAGGTTCTGGGACTGTGACTCCAAATGGTGGGGAACCACCTTCCCGAGATTGTTACCTTTTGGAGAACCAAATCTCCGAGGTAGCATCTCTTGCCAATTCTGATAATGGATCTGAAATCGCGGAGGGTGTAATTGATCACAGAGTTTCATTTGAATTAACTGGAGAAGATGTCCCAAGTTGTAGAGAAAAAGAACCGGTCATGTCACATTCGCAACAGACATTGCCAATGGATGTCCCTGCCCCCTCCAATAAGGAAATGAGAAGTAGTAGCTCTATCGTCGAAGAAAAAACAGATGGATTGCCTGAGAAAGCTTCAGAAAGGGGGGACGATCAATGTCATCGGAAACACCGGAATATTACATTTGGTTCGAGCAAAGATTTTGATTTTGACAATGTGAAAATAGAAGTCTTGGAGAAGCACAGTGTTGACTGTGAGTGGTGGACAAGTGACAAGGCTACTGGAAAGGAGTCAAGTATTCAAAACAACTGGACTTTCTTTCCTGTGCTGCAGCCAGGAGTCAGCTAA
- the LOC104236433 gene encoding uncharacterized protein isoform X2 — MSSVQNTVDTVNAAATAIVTAESRVQPSSVQRRWGSCWSLYWCFGSYKHSKRIGHAVLVPEPAAPGPAVPVTENPNRSATIVIPFIAPPSSPASFLPSDPPSATQSPAGLLSLKSFSINAYSPGGTASIFAIGPYAHETQLVSPPVFSTFTTEPSTANFTPPPEPVHMTTPPSPEVPFAQLLTSSLARNRRYSGSNYKFPLSQYEFVPYQDPGSPGSNLISPGSVVSNSGTSSPFPGKCPIIEFRKGEPPKFLGYEHFSTRKWGSRVGSGSLTPSGWGSRLGSGTLTPNGGISRLGSGTVTPNGGEPPSRDCYLLENQISEVASLANSDNGSEIAEGVIDHRVSFELTGEDVPSCREKEPVMSHSQQTLPMDVPAPSNKEMRSSSSIVEEKTDGLPEKASERGDDQCHRKHRNITFGSSKDFDFDNVKIEVLEKHSVDCEWWTSDKATGKESSIQNNWTFFPVLQPGVS; from the exons ATGAGTAGCGTACAGAATACAGTAGATACGGTAAATGCTGCTGCTACTGCCATAGTTACTGCAGAGAGTAGAGTTCAACCCTCTTCAGTTCAg AGAAGATGGGGAAGCTGCTGGAGTCTATACTGGTGTTTTGGTTCTTACAAGCACAGCAAACGAATTGGTCATGCCGTCCTTGTACCTGAACCTGCGGCACCTGGACCTGCTGTTCCAGTTACTGAAAATCCAAACCGCTCAGCCACCATTGTAATTCCTTTTATAGCTCCTCCCTCTTCTCCTGCATCCTTTCTTCCATCTGATCCTCCTTCTGCTACCCAGTCGCCCGCTGGATTACTCTCTCTCAAATCCTTCTCTATTAATGCATATTCTCCCGGTGGGACTGCATCTATTTTTGCAATTGGTCCCTATGCTCATGAAACACAGTTAGTTTCCCCACCTGTTTTTTCTACCTTCACCACTGAACCATCTACTGCTAATTTTACTCCCCCACCTGAGCCGGTGCATATGACAACACCACCTTCACCAGAAGTGCCTTTTGCTCAGCTTTTGACATCATCTCTGGCCCGCAATAGAAGATATAGTGGTTCCAATTATAAGTTCCCGTTATCCCAGTATGAGTTTGTGCCTTATCAAGATCCAGGAAGTCCAGGTAGTAATCTAATATCTCCAGGTTCAGTAGTATCAAATTCTGGCACCTCCTCACCTTTCCCTGGCAAATGCCCTATAATTGAGTTCCGTAAGGGGGAACCTCCAAAATTTCTTGGTTATGAACATTTCTCCACTCGCAAATGGGGTTCAAGGGTTGGCTCAGGATCTTTGACACCGAGTGGCTGGGGCTCTAGGCTGGGCTCTGGAACTCTGACCCCAAATGGTGGGATATCAAGGCTAGGTTCTGGGACTGTGACTCCAAATGGTGGGGAACCACCTTCCCGAGATTGTTACCTTTTGGAGAACCAAATCTCCGAGGTAGCATCTCTTGCCAATTCTGATAATGGATCTGAAATCGCGGAGGGTGTAATTGATCACAGAGTTTCATTTGAATTAACTGGAGAAGATGTCCCAAGTTGTAGAGAAAAAGAACCGGTCATGTCACATTCGCAACAGACATTGCCAATGGATGTCCCTGCCCCCTCCAATAAGGAAATGAGAAGTAGTAGCTCTATCGTCGAAGAAAAAACAGATGGATTGCCTGAGAAAGCTTCAGAAAGGGGGGACGATCAATGTCATCGGAAACACCGGAATATTACATTTGGTTCGAGCAAAGATTTTGATTTTGACAATGTGAAAATAGAAGTCTTGGAGAAGCACAGTGTTGACTGTGAGTGGTGGACAAGTGACAAGGCTACTGGAAAGGAGTCAAGTATTCAAAACAACTGGACTTTCTTTCCTGTGCTGCAGCCAGGAGTCAGCTAA